The following proteins are co-located in the Streptomyces sp. NBC_00435 genome:
- a CDS encoding sensor histidine kinase, with protein sequence MTAPPAPAPGGRALTPVSRVLRLCLHALLFGLLALAAGRAVTDSPPQARWVVAACAVLAAVYLAGVLAPVVHRSARAGAVWLAGLGAAWAALLVVSPDGLWIAFPLYFLELHLLRLRWGVTAVAVTACAAIGGFLAHSGAVTPGAFLGPLLGGAVAVATVLGYQALYRESERRRELIEELITTRAELAAAERGAGILAERERLAREIHDTLAQGLSSIQLLLRAAERGLPADSAALAHIGRAREAAQENLAEARRFVRALTPPDLEHGSLPAALERLCSGAPGPRVRFSLSGTPRPLPTPYEVALLRIAQSALANVVRHARAGRAEITLTFMDSSVTLDIVDDGLGFDPSSAPSGEGGFGLPAMRSRAETLSGLFTVESSPGQGTAVAVTLPLPAEALS encoded by the coding sequence ATGACTGCTCCCCCCGCTCCGGCACCCGGCGGCCGCGCCCTCACTCCCGTCTCCCGCGTCCTGCGGCTGTGCCTGCACGCGCTGCTCTTCGGGCTCCTCGCGCTCGCCGCCGGGCGGGCCGTCACCGACTCCCCACCGCAGGCCCGCTGGGTGGTGGCCGCCTGCGCGGTGCTGGCCGCCGTGTACCTGGCGGGTGTACTGGCCCCCGTGGTGCACCGCTCGGCGCGCGCCGGGGCGGTGTGGCTGGCCGGGCTGGGCGCGGCCTGGGCGGCGCTGCTCGTGGTCTCCCCCGACGGGCTGTGGATCGCGTTCCCGCTCTACTTCCTGGAGCTGCACCTGCTGCGGCTGCGCTGGGGGGTGACGGCCGTCGCGGTGACGGCCTGCGCCGCGATCGGCGGCTTCCTCGCGCACAGCGGCGCGGTGACCCCGGGGGCCTTCCTCGGGCCGCTGCTGGGCGGGGCCGTGGCGGTGGCGACCGTACTGGGCTACCAGGCGCTGTACCGGGAGAGCGAGCGGCGGCGCGAGCTGATCGAGGAGCTCATCACGACCCGGGCCGAGTTGGCCGCCGCCGAGCGGGGCGCCGGGATCCTCGCGGAGCGGGAGAGGCTCGCCCGGGAGATCCACGACACCCTGGCGCAGGGCCTGTCCTCCATCCAGCTGCTGCTGCGCGCCGCCGAGCGCGGCCTGCCCGCGGACTCGGCGGCCCTCGCGCACATCGGCCGGGCCCGGGAGGCGGCCCAGGAGAACCTCGCCGAGGCACGGCGCTTCGTACGGGCCCTCACGCCTCCGGACCTGGAGCACGGGTCGCTCCCGGCCGCGCTGGAACGGCTCTGCTCGGGGGCGCCGGGCCCCCGGGTCCGGTTCTCCCTGAGCGGTACCCCGCGCCCCCTGCCCACGCCCTACGAGGTGGCGCTGCTGCGGATCGCACAGTCGGCGCTGGCCAACGTGGTGCGGCACGCGCGGGCCGGGCGCGCCGAGATCACGCTGACCTTCATGGACAGCTCCGTGACGCTGGACATCGTCGACGACGGCCTGGGCTTCGACCCCTCCTCCGCCCCCTCCGGCGAGGGCGGTTTCGGCCTGCCGGCGATGCGCTCGCGGGCCGAGACCCTCAGCGGCCTGTTCACCGTCGAGTCCTCCCCCGGCCAGGGCACCGCCGTGGCCGTCACCCTGCCCTTGCCCGCGGAGGCACTGTCATGA
- the alc gene encoding allantoicase: MAIPSFTGNANPYGGGDPYADYRTADFPFTQYANLAARELGAGVIEANDEFFAQRENLLISEAAHFDPEDFGHKGKVMDGWETRRRRGISATQPWPTAEDHDWALVRLGAPGVIRGIVVDTAHFRGNMPQAVSVEATNWEGALAPTPAELQGDDIKWTTVVARTPVGGHAANGFEVTVEQRFTHLRVNQHPDGGIARLRVYGEVVPDPKWLAALGSFDVVALENGGSVQDASNRFYSPPTNTINPGRSRKMDDGWETARRRDNGNDWIRYQLVAESEIRAVEIDTAYLKGNSAGWASLSIKTGEEGEWTEFLPRTRLQPDTNHRFVLDAPAVGTHVRIDIFPDGGFSRLRLFGALTESGTAAHTARHQELGG, from the coding sequence GTGGCGATTCCTTCCTTCACCGGTAACGCGAACCCGTACGGGGGCGGCGACCCGTACGCGGACTACCGCACCGCGGACTTCCCGTTCACCCAGTACGCGAACCTCGCCGCCCGTGAGCTGGGCGCCGGCGTCATCGAGGCCAACGACGAGTTCTTCGCCCAGCGCGAGAACCTGCTGATCTCCGAGGCCGCGCACTTCGACCCCGAGGACTTCGGCCACAAGGGCAAGGTCATGGACGGCTGGGAGACCCGCCGCCGCCGCGGCATCTCCGCCACCCAGCCCTGGCCGACCGCCGAGGACCACGACTGGGCGCTCGTGCGCCTGGGCGCCCCCGGCGTCATCCGCGGCATCGTGGTCGACACCGCCCACTTCCGCGGCAACATGCCGCAGGCCGTCTCCGTCGAGGCGACCAACTGGGAAGGCGCCCTCGCGCCGACCCCGGCGGAGCTCCAGGGCGACGACATCAAGTGGACGACCGTCGTCGCCCGCACCCCGGTCGGCGGCCACGCGGCCAACGGCTTCGAGGTCACCGTCGAGCAGCGCTTCACGCACCTGCGCGTCAACCAGCACCCCGACGGCGGCATCGCCCGCCTGCGCGTCTACGGCGAGGTCGTGCCCGACCCGAAGTGGCTCGCGGCGCTGGGCTCCTTCGACGTGGTGGCGCTGGAGAACGGCGGCTCCGTCCAGGACGCCTCCAACCGCTTCTACTCCCCGCCGACCAACACCATCAACCCGGGCCGCTCCCGCAAGATGGACGACGGCTGGGAGACCGCGCGCCGCCGTGACAACGGCAACGACTGGATCCGCTACCAGCTCGTCGCCGAGTCCGAGATCCGCGCCGTCGAGATCGACACCGCGTACCTCAAGGGCAACTCGGCCGGCTGGGCCTCGCTGTCGATCAAGACGGGCGAGGAGGGCGAGTGGACGGAGTTCCTGCCGCGCACCCGCCTGCAGCCCGACACCAACCACCGGTTCGTGCTCGACGCCCCGGCGGTCGGCACCCACGTGCGGATCGACATCTTCCCGGACGGCGGCTTCTCCCGCCTGCGCCTCTTCGGCGCGCTGACGGAGTCCGGCACCGCCGCGCACACCGCCCGTCACCAGGAGCTGGGCGGCTGA
- the aceB gene encoding malate synthase A, which produces MSAPAPSSLAIVDAEPLPRQDEVLTDAALAFVAELHRRFAPRRAELLARRAVRRAEIARTSTLDFLPDTAQVREGDWKVAPAPAALNDRRVEITGPTDRKMTINALNSGARVWLADFEDASAPTWENVVLGQLNLIDAYERRIDFTDARTGKAYALRPAEELATVVMRPRGWHLEERHLQFEGGPASGSLVDFGLYFFHNAKRLIALGKGPYFYLPKTESHLEARLWNEIFVFAQDYVGIPQGTVRATVLIETITAAYEMDEILFELRDHAAGLNAGRWDYLFSIVKNFRDGGEKFVLPDRNAVTMTAPFMRAYTELLVKTCHKRGAHAIGGMAAFIPSRKDAEINKVAFEKVKADKDREAGDGFDGSWVAHPDLVPIAMASFDAVLGEKPNQKDRLREDVHVAPGELIAIDSLDAKPTYDGLRNAVQVGIRYIEAWLRGLGAVGIFGLMEDAATAEISRSQIWQWINAGVVFENGKLATADLAREVAAAELAAIRTEVGEEAFTSGKWQQAHDLLLQVALDADYADFLTLPAYDQLIG; this is translated from the coding sequence ATGTCCGCACCAGCGCCGTCATCGCTGGCCATCGTCGACGCCGAGCCCCTGCCCCGGCAGGACGAGGTCCTCACCGACGCGGCTCTCGCCTTCGTGGCCGAGCTCCACCGGCGGTTCGCCCCGCGCCGCGCCGAGCTCCTCGCCCGCCGGGCCGTGCGCCGCGCCGAGATCGCCCGCACTTCCACGCTCGACTTCCTCCCGGACACCGCACAGGTCCGCGAGGGCGACTGGAAGGTGGCGCCGGCCCCGGCCGCGCTGAACGACCGCCGTGTGGAGATCACCGGTCCGACGGACCGCAAGATGACCATCAACGCCCTGAACTCGGGCGCCCGGGTCTGGCTCGCCGACTTCGAGGACGCCTCGGCTCCCACCTGGGAGAACGTCGTCCTCGGCCAGCTCAACCTGATCGACGCCTACGAGCGCCGCATCGACTTCACCGACGCCCGCACGGGCAAGGCGTACGCCCTGCGGCCCGCCGAGGAGCTCGCCACCGTCGTGATGCGCCCGCGCGGCTGGCACCTGGAGGAGCGCCACCTGCAGTTCGAGGGCGGCCCCGCCTCCGGCTCGCTCGTGGACTTCGGCCTGTACTTCTTCCACAACGCCAAGCGCCTCATCGCGCTCGGCAAGGGCCCGTACTTCTACCTGCCGAAGACCGAGTCGCACCTCGAGGCGCGTCTCTGGAACGAGATCTTCGTCTTCGCCCAGGACTACGTCGGCATCCCGCAGGGCACGGTCCGCGCGACCGTCCTGATCGAGACCATCACGGCCGCGTACGAGATGGACGAGATCCTCTTCGAGCTGCGCGACCACGCGGCGGGCCTGAACGCCGGCCGCTGGGACTACCTCTTCTCCATCGTCAAGAACTTCCGTGACGGCGGCGAGAAGTTCGTCCTGCCGGACCGCAACGCGGTGACGATGACCGCCCCGTTCATGCGCGCCTACACCGAGCTGCTGGTCAAGACCTGCCACAAGCGCGGCGCGCACGCCATCGGCGGTATGGCGGCCTTCATCCCGTCCCGCAAGGACGCCGAGATCAACAAGGTCGCCTTCGAGAAGGTCAAGGCCGACAAGGACCGCGAGGCCGGCGACGGCTTCGACGGCTCCTGGGTCGCCCACCCCGACCTGGTCCCGATCGCGATGGCCTCCTTCGACGCGGTCCTCGGCGAGAAGCCGAACCAGAAGGACCGGCTGCGCGAGGACGTCCACGTCGCCCCGGGCGAGCTCATCGCGATCGACTCCCTGGACGCGAAGCCCACCTACGACGGCCTGCGCAACGCCGTCCAGGTCGGCATCCGCTACATCGAGGCCTGGCTGCGCGGCCTCGGCGCCGTCGGCATCTTCGGCCTGATGGAGGACGCGGCCACCGCCGAGATCTCCCGCTCGCAGATCTGGCAGTGGATCAACGCCGGCGTGGTCTTCGAGAACGGCAAGCTCGCCACCGCCGACCTCGCCCGCGAGGTCGCGGCCGCCGAACTCGCCGCGATCCGCACCGAGGTCGGCGAGGAGGCCTTCACCTCCGGCAAGTGGCAGCAGGCACACGACCTCCTCCTCCAGGTCGCCCTGGACGCGGACTACGCGGACTTCCTGACCCTCCCCGCGTACGACCAGCTCATCGGCTGA
- a CDS encoding ABC transporter permease, producing MFVAWRDLRFAKGRFALMGSVVLLITLLVGLLSGLTAGLARENISAITGLPATTRLAFAAPAGDQKVSFTNSQVPEKAWLAWRERPGVTSAQPLGIRTTNAVSGERTAAVSVFGVDPAGTLAPRGSGLTQGQVVLTEKAAEELGGLTPGARIRIGQVEMVVAAVSGTAAYSHTPVVWMDLNDWQRVGNPGTSLATLATVVALDGKDGVDWAAGGKATATQAQTIDGALGAIGSYTSENGSLQLMRGFLFAISALVIGAFFTVWTIQRSGDIAVLKALGASTPYLLKDALGQAVVMLALGTGAGTALAAGFGALISGGAVPFVLEAATVLVPSLVMIALGALGAALSIRRITAVDPLTALGSAR from the coding sequence ATGTTCGTCGCATGGAGAGATCTACGGTTCGCCAAGGGCCGCTTCGCCCTGATGGGTTCGGTCGTACTGCTGATCACATTGCTGGTCGGCCTGCTGTCCGGGCTCACTGCGGGCCTGGCCCGGGAGAACATCTCGGCCATCACCGGCCTGCCCGCCACCACCCGTCTCGCGTTCGCCGCGCCCGCCGGGGACCAGAAGGTCTCCTTCACCAACTCCCAGGTGCCCGAGAAGGCCTGGCTGGCCTGGCGCGAGCGGCCGGGGGTGACCTCGGCACAGCCGCTGGGCATCCGCACCACCAACGCCGTCTCCGGTGAGCGCACGGCGGCCGTGTCCGTCTTCGGCGTGGACCCGGCGGGCACGCTCGCGCCCCGGGGGAGCGGCCTCACGCAGGGGCAGGTGGTCCTGACCGAGAAGGCGGCCGAGGAGCTCGGCGGCCTCACCCCGGGTGCCAGGATCAGGATCGGCCAGGTCGAGATGGTCGTGGCCGCGGTCTCCGGCACCGCCGCCTACAGCCACACCCCGGTCGTCTGGATGGACCTCAACGACTGGCAGCGCGTCGGTAACCCCGGCACCTCCCTCGCCACCCTCGCCACCGTTGTGGCCCTGGACGGCAAGGACGGCGTCGACTGGGCGGCCGGTGGCAAGGCCACCGCCACCCAGGCGCAGACGATCGACGGGGCCCTCGGCGCGATCGGCTCCTACACCTCCGAGAACGGCTCGCTGCAGCTGATGCGCGGGTTCCTCTTCGCCATCTCCGCCCTGGTCATAGGGGCCTTCTTCACGGTGTGGACCATCCAGCGCAGCGGGGACATCGCCGTGCTGAAGGCGCTGGGTGCCTCCACCCCGTACCTCCTGAAGGACGCGCTGGGGCAGGCCGTGGTGATGCTGGCGCTCGGCACCGGGGCCGGCACCGCGCTCGCCGCCGGTTTCGGCGCCCTGATCAGCGGCGGCGCCGTGCCCTTCGTGCTCGAAGCCGCGACCGTGCTGGTCCCGTCCCTGGTGATGATCGCGCTCGGTGCGCTGGGCGCCGCCCTGTCCATCCGGCGGATCACCGCCGTAGACCCCCTGACCGCTCTCGGGAGCGCCCGATGA
- the allB gene encoding allantoinase AllB — protein MAVELVLRSTRVITPEGTRAASVAVAGGKIAAVLPYEAEVPAGARLEDFGDDVLLPGLVDTHVHVNDPGRTEWEGFWTATRAAAAGGITTILDMPLNSLPPTTTTANLVVKQEVARTKAHVDIGFWGGALPDNVKDLRPLHDAGVFGFKCFLSPSGVEEFPELDQEQLASSLAEITGFGGLMIVHAEDPHHLESAPQNPGPKYADFLASRPKDAENTAIQNLIDQAKRLNARVHVLHLSSSDALPLIAAAKAEGVQITVESCPHFLTLTAEEVPDGATEFKCCPPIRESANQDLLWDALADGTIDCIVSDHSPSTADLKTGDFATAWGGISSLQLGLPAIWTEARKRGRTLEDVVRWMSAAPAALAGLARKGAIEAGRDADFAVLAPEETFTVDPAHLHHRNQVTAYAGKTLHGVVKSTWLRGTQIADHGTPSEPTGRLLERQN, from the coding sequence CTGGCTGTGGAACTGGTACTGCGCTCGACGCGCGTCATCACCCCCGAGGGGACGCGTGCCGCTTCGGTGGCCGTCGCCGGCGGGAAGATCGCGGCCGTGCTGCCGTACGAGGCCGAGGTACCGGCCGGGGCCCGGCTGGAGGACTTCGGCGACGACGTGCTCCTCCCCGGCCTGGTCGACACCCACGTCCACGTGAACGACCCCGGCCGTACCGAGTGGGAAGGCTTCTGGACGGCCACCCGCGCCGCCGCGGCCGGTGGCATCACCACCATCCTCGACATGCCGCTGAACTCGCTGCCGCCGACCACCACGACCGCCAACCTGGTGGTCAAGCAGGAGGTCGCGCGGACCAAGGCGCACGTGGACATCGGCTTCTGGGGCGGTGCGCTGCCCGACAACGTCAAGGACCTGCGCCCGCTGCACGACGCCGGCGTCTTCGGCTTCAAGTGCTTCCTGTCGCCCTCCGGCGTCGAGGAGTTCCCGGAGCTCGACCAGGAGCAGTTGGCCTCCTCGCTCGCCGAGATCACCGGCTTCGGCGGCCTGATGATCGTGCACGCCGAGGACCCGCACCACCTGGAGTCCGCGCCGCAGAACCCGGGCCCCAAGTACGCAGACTTCCTGGCCTCCCGCCCCAAGGACGCCGAGAACACCGCGATCCAGAACCTGATCGACCAGGCGAAGCGGTTGAACGCGCGCGTTCACGTACTGCACCTGTCGTCCTCCGACGCGCTGCCGCTGATCGCCGCCGCCAAGGCCGAGGGCGTGCAGATCACGGTCGAGTCCTGCCCGCACTTCCTCACCCTCACGGCCGAGGAAGTCCCGGACGGCGCAACCGAGTTCAAGTGCTGCCCGCCCATCCGCGAGTCCGCCAACCAGGACCTCCTGTGGGACGCGCTCGCCGACGGCACGATCGACTGCATCGTCTCCGACCACTCCCCGTCCACCGCGGACCTGAAGACCGGCGACTTCGCCACCGCTTGGGGCGGCATCTCCTCCCTCCAGCTGGGCCTGCCGGCCATCTGGACCGAGGCGAGGAAGCGCGGCCGCACCCTGGAGGACGTCGTCCGCTGGATGTCCGCCGCCCCGGCCGCCCTCGCCGGCCTGGCGCGGAAGGGCGCGATCGAGGCCGGCCGCGACGCCGACTTCGCCGTCCTGGCCCCTGAAGAAACGTTCACCGTGGACCCGGCCCACCTCCACCACCGCAACCAGGTCACGGCGTACGCGGGCAAGACCCTGCACGGCGTCGTGAAGTCCACCTGGCTGCGCGGTACGCAGATCGCCGACCACGGCACCCCGTCCGAGCCCACCGGCCGACTCCTCGAAAGGCAGAACTGA
- a CDS encoding ABC transporter ATP-binding protein: MTLLVHDVTLTYPDGDGRLTALDEVRLEVPAGTLTAVIGPSGSGKSSLLAVAATLVTPDSGRVVVAGQDTSQLGAAEKSALRRERIGIVFQQPNLLASLTAAEQLQVMAHLSGRPARAVRGRALELLDAVGLADKAGKRPHELSGGQRQRINIARALMNEPAVLLVDEPTSALDHERGAAVLDLLVTLTRERSTATVLVTHDHAHLDRMDRTATMTDGRLAQGAEPAPAA; this comes from the coding sequence ATGACCCTGCTCGTCCACGACGTCACGCTCACCTACCCGGACGGCGACGGCCGCCTCACCGCGCTCGACGAGGTCCGCCTGGAGGTGCCGGCCGGCACCCTGACGGCCGTCATCGGCCCCTCGGGCTCCGGCAAGTCCAGCCTGCTCGCGGTCGCCGCGACCCTCGTCACGCCCGATTCGGGGCGGGTCGTCGTGGCGGGGCAGGACACCTCGCAGCTCGGCGCGGCCGAGAAGTCGGCCCTGCGCCGGGAGAGGATCGGCATCGTCTTCCAGCAGCCGAACCTGCTGGCCTCGCTCACCGCGGCCGAGCAGCTCCAGGTCATGGCGCACCTGTCCGGCCGCCCCGCGCGGGCCGTGCGCGGGCGTGCCCTGGAGCTGCTGGACGCCGTGGGCCTGGCCGACAAGGCGGGCAAGCGGCCGCACGAGCTCTCCGGGGGGCAGCGCCAGCGGATCAACATCGCCCGCGCCCTGATGAACGAGCCCGCGGTGCTGCTGGTCGACGAGCCCACCAGCGCGCTCGACCACGAGCGCGGCGCGGCGGTCCTGGACCTGCTGGTCACCCTGACCCGGGAGCGCTCCACCGCCACCGTGCTGGTCACCCACGACCACGCCCACCTGGACCGCATGGACCGTACGGCGACGATGACGGACGGCCGCCTCGCGCAGGGCGCGGAGCCCGCCCCGGCGGCCTGA
- a CDS encoding nucleotidyltransferase family protein produces the protein MLLAAGGGRRLGGRPKALLTYRGRPLVENAVRVLREAGCGPLHVVLGASAAEVRERADLSGCVVTDNPDWAEGMGSSLRIGLASLAGTGAGAALVSLVDQPGIGAEAVARVREAYRSPASLVAAAYDGERGHPVLFGADRWPDIVATATGDKGARVHLAAHAAELTLVECGDIAEAFDIDTPPDLARLA, from the coding sequence CTGCTCCTTGCGGCCGGCGGGGGCCGCCGACTGGGCGGGCGCCCGAAGGCCCTGCTGACGTACCGGGGCCGCCCGCTGGTGGAGAACGCCGTACGGGTCCTGCGCGAGGCGGGCTGCGGCCCGCTGCACGTGGTGCTCGGCGCGTCCGCCGCCGAGGTGCGCGAGCGCGCCGACCTGAGCGGCTGCGTGGTCACCGACAACCCGGACTGGGCGGAGGGCATGGGGTCCTCCCTGCGGATCGGCCTCGCCTCGCTGGCCGGTACGGGCGCCGGTGCGGCGCTGGTCTCCCTGGTGGACCAGCCGGGCATCGGAGCGGAGGCGGTGGCGCGGGTCCGGGAGGCCTACCGCTCCCCGGCGAGCCTGGTGGCGGCGGCCTACGACGGGGAGCGCGGGCACCCCGTGCTGTTCGGGGCGGACCGCTGGCCGGACATCGTGGCGACGGCCACGGGCGACAAGGGCGCGCGGGTCCACCTCGCGGCGCACGCGGCGGAGCTCACACTGGTGGAGTGCGGGGACATCGCCGAGGCCTTCGACATCGACACCCCGCCCGACCTGGCACGACTCGCCTGA
- a CDS encoding response regulator transcription factor: MTIRLLLADDHPVVRAGLRAVLDTEPDFAVVAEAATAEQAVELAGRADVDVVLMDLQFGPGPGMHGSAATALITARPSAPRVLVLTTYDTDADILAAVEAGASGYLLKDAPPEELAAAVRTAAAGQSALAPAVALRLMDRMRTPAEALTKRELEVLQLVADGLSNQQISKQLFLSQATVKSHLVHIYAKLGVDSRTSAVAAAATRRLIRTP; the protein is encoded by the coding sequence ATGACGATCCGGCTGCTCCTCGCCGACGACCACCCCGTGGTCCGGGCCGGGCTGCGCGCGGTGCTGGACACCGAGCCGGACTTCGCGGTGGTGGCGGAGGCCGCGACGGCGGAGCAGGCGGTGGAACTGGCCGGCCGCGCCGACGTCGACGTGGTCCTGATGGACCTCCAGTTCGGCCCCGGCCCGGGCATGCACGGTTCGGCGGCCACGGCCCTGATCACGGCCCGGCCCTCGGCTCCCCGGGTCCTGGTCCTGACCACGTACGACACGGACGCGGACATCCTGGCGGCGGTGGAGGCCGGAGCCTCGGGCTACCTCCTCAAGGACGCCCCGCCGGAGGAACTGGCGGCGGCGGTCCGCACGGCGGCGGCGGGCCAGTCGGCGCTGGCCCCGGCGGTGGCGCTGCGCCTGATGGACCGCATGCGGACCCCTGCGGAGGCGTTGACCAAGCGGGAGCTGGAGGTCCTGCAGCTGGTCGCGGACGGCCTGTCGAACCAGCAGATCTCCAAACAGCTCTTCCTCAGCCAGGCCACGGTCAAATCCCACCTGGTCCACATCTACGCGAAGCTGGGCGTCGACTCCCGCACCTCCGCGGTCGCGGCAGCCGCCACCCGCCGTCTGATCCGCACGCCGTAG
- the yczR gene encoding MocR-like transcription factor YczR: MANGRVVQTADRTIGSRQLAALLPAEVLARPGYRALADAVRTLILDGRVALHVRLPAERELAEAVGASRATVTAAYDLLRESGYVRSRRGSGTWTELPEGHRPVGAHAILGAGGYSADGDPGIDLAIAAMGAPEGLADAVARALPRVPELARAPGYHPFGLPDLRTAVAERFTRRGLATRPEQILVTAGAQQAFALVVSLLCRPGDRVMTENPTYANALDALRHARLRTGSIAVSDAGWDLEIAESTLRQTVPRLAYVIPDFHNPTGALMPQEQRLRLLAATRRTGTWLVVDETIADIALDVPAPAPTASLAPRGGADHVVTIGSLSKTHWGGLRVGWIRATAKMITELTAVRVAADMTGSVLDQLVALPLLEGLERSLPARLEQLRGQRAALVASLERHTPEWSWRLPPGGLSLWVDLGEPVSSALSERAAAAGVHIGRGARFGVDPGTFEHRLRIPYTLTADRLDEGVRRLAEAFHDGVPLPAGVERPYWVA; encoded by the coding sequence ATGGCAAACGGGCGAGTGGTCCAGACGGCGGACAGAACGATCGGCAGCCGCCAGCTCGCCGCGCTGCTCCCGGCGGAGGTATTGGCCCGGCCCGGCTACCGGGCCCTCGCCGACGCCGTCCGCACCCTGATCCTCGACGGCCGGGTCGCCCTGCACGTACGCCTGCCCGCCGAACGCGAGCTCGCCGAGGCGGTCGGCGCCAGCCGGGCCACCGTCACCGCCGCCTACGACCTGCTGCGCGAGAGCGGCTACGTCCGCAGCCGGCGCGGCTCCGGCACCTGGACCGAGCTTCCCGAAGGCCACCGCCCGGTCGGCGCCCACGCCATCCTCGGGGCCGGGGGCTACAGCGCCGACGGCGACCCCGGCATCGACCTCGCCATCGCCGCCATGGGCGCCCCCGAAGGCCTCGCCGACGCGGTGGCCCGGGCGCTGCCCAGGGTCCCGGAGCTGGCCCGCGCCCCCGGCTACCACCCCTTCGGCCTGCCGGACCTGCGCACCGCCGTCGCGGAACGGTTCACCCGGCGCGGGCTGGCGACCCGCCCGGAACAAATCCTCGTCACGGCGGGCGCGCAGCAGGCGTTCGCGCTGGTGGTGAGCCTGCTCTGCCGGCCCGGGGACCGGGTGATGACCGAGAACCCGACCTACGCCAACGCGCTCGACGCCCTGCGGCACGCGCGGCTGCGCACCGGGTCGATCGCCGTCTCCGACGCGGGCTGGGACCTGGAGATCGCCGAGTCCACGCTGCGCCAGACCGTGCCGAGGCTGGCGTACGTGATCCCCGACTTCCACAATCCGACGGGCGCGCTGATGCCGCAGGAGCAGCGGCTGCGGCTGCTGGCGGCCACGCGGCGGACCGGGACCTGGCTGGTGGTCGACGAGACCATCGCGGACATCGCGCTCGACGTGCCGGCGCCCGCCCCGACGGCCTCGCTCGCCCCGAGGGGCGGGGCCGACCACGTGGTGACCATCGGTTCGCTGAGCAAGACGCACTGGGGCGGACTGCGCGTCGGGTGGATCCGGGCCACCGCCAAGATGATCACGGAGCTGACAGCCGTACGGGTGGCGGCCGACATGACCGGGTCGGTACTGGACCAGCTGGTGGCCCTCCCGCTGCTGGAAGGCCTGGAGCGGTCGCTGCCCGCACGGCTGGAACAGCTGCGCGGGCAGCGGGCGGCACTGGTCGCCTCACTGGAGCGGCACACGCCGGAGTGGTCGTGGCGGCTGCCGCCGGGCGGGCTGTCGCTCTGGGTGGACCTGGGGGAGCCCGTCAGCTCGGCGCTGTCGGAGCGGGCGGCGGCGGCCGGGGTGCACATCGGGCGGGGTGCGCGGTTCGGGGTGGACCCGGGCACCTTCGAGCACCGGCTGCGGATCCCGTACACGCTGACGGCGGACCGGCTGGACGAGGGGGTACGGAGACTGGCGGAGGCCTTCCACGACGGCGTGCCGTTGCCCGCCGGGGTGGAACGGCCGTACTGGGTGGCGTAG
- a CDS encoding IclR family transcriptional regulator produces MPTSSASTTDDSTKPAAASGGVQSLERAFDLLERMADAGGEVGLSELSAASGLPLPTIHRLMRTLVACGYVRQQPNRRYSLGPRLIRLGESASRLLGTWARPYLARLVEETGETANMALLDGDEIVYVAQVPSKHSMRMFTEVGRRVLPHSTGVGKALLAYTPADEVRALLARTGMPAATEKTITTPEGFLDALEHVRKVGYAVDDNEQEIGVRCLAVSVPNSPTAAAISISGPAGRVTEAVAESFVPILQGVAAELSVALQSQNPA; encoded by the coding sequence GTGCCGACGTCCAGCGCCAGCACCACCGACGACTCCACCAAGCCCGCCGCCGCCAGCGGTGGCGTCCAGTCCCTTGAGCGCGCCTTCGATCTGCTCGAACGCATGGCCGACGCGGGAGGCGAAGTCGGCCTCAGTGAGCTCTCCGCCGCCAGCGGACTGCCGCTGCCCACCATCCATCGCCTCATGCGCACCCTCGTGGCGTGCGGCTACGTCCGGCAGCAGCCCAACCGACGGTACTCCCTCGGGCCCCGGCTGATCCGCCTCGGCGAGTCCGCGTCGCGGCTGCTGGGCACCTGGGCGCGCCCCTACCTCGCCCGGCTCGTCGAGGAGACCGGCGAGACCGCGAACATGGCCCTGCTCGACGGCGACGAGATCGTCTACGTCGCCCAGGTGCCGTCCAAGCACTCCATGCGCATGTTCACCGAGGTCGGCCGCCGCGTCCTGCCGCACTCCACCGGCGTGGGCAAGGCGCTGCTCGCCTACACCCCCGCCGACGAGGTACGGGCCCTGCTCGCGCGCACCGGGATGCCGGCCGCGACCGAGAAGACCATCACCACGCCCGAGGGCTTCCTGGACGCCCTGGAGCACGTCCGCAAGGTGGGCTACGCCGTCGACGACAACGAGCAGGAGATAGGAGTCCGCTGCCTCGCGGTCTCCGTCCCGAACTCGCCGACCGCCGCCGCGATCTCCATCTCCGGCCCGGCCGGCCGGGTCACCGAAGCGGTGGCCGAGTCCTTCGTGCCGATCCTCCAGGGCGTCGCGGCCGAGCTGTCCGTGGCCCTGCAGAGCCAGAACCCGGCGTAG